A section of the Methanosarcina mazei S-6 genome encodes:
- the moaA gene encoding GTP 3',8-cyclase MoaA encodes MKDNNSGKNSLFREENEEEVLVDPYGRKVTGLRISITDRCNLSCMYCHNEGAECCTCGPVGNEMSPELICSIIREAAKFGVRKVKFSGGEPLFRKDFEDILACLPPLKEVSATTNGILLEKRAKTLKAAGLDRINVSLDSLDPEKYRKITGAPPGTLEKVIRGINSAVEAGLTPVKLNMVLLKGINENEIDEMMDFIRPYKGKVILQLIELMNIDPELSKYTIDSKTLEKSLEERASEVRVRHLHHRKKYMIDGVEVEFVRPMDNSEFCAHCSRLRVTADGKLRPCLLVHDNLVDIGGANSPEEIEKLLRLAVSRRKPYYTPIMKIEKLKKKSNYSGYS; translated from the coding sequence ATGAAGGACAACAATTCAGGGAAAAATTCCCTGTTTCGGGAAGAAAACGAAGAAGAAGTCCTGGTTGACCCTTACGGGCGCAAAGTAACCGGGCTCAGGATATCGATTACTGACAGGTGTAACCTTTCCTGTATGTACTGCCATAACGAAGGAGCAGAATGCTGTACCTGCGGTCCTGTAGGGAATGAAATGAGTCCGGAACTGATTTGCAGCATAATCAGAGAAGCAGCAAAATTTGGAGTCCGTAAAGTAAAATTTTCAGGAGGAGAACCTCTTTTCAGAAAGGATTTTGAAGATATCCTTGCCTGCCTGCCTCCTCTGAAAGAGGTTTCGGCAACCACTAACGGCATCCTGCTTGAAAAACGTGCAAAAACCCTGAAAGCTGCCGGACTCGACAGGATAAACGTAAGCCTGGACTCTCTTGACCCCGAAAAATACAGGAAGATTACCGGAGCCCCTCCGGGAACCCTTGAGAAGGTCATCAGAGGTATCAACAGCGCAGTTGAAGCAGGGTTAACTCCGGTAAAACTGAATATGGTACTCCTGAAGGGCATAAACGAGAACGAAATCGATGAAATGATGGATTTCATCCGCCCTTATAAAGGAAAAGTCATCCTGCAGCTTATTGAGCTCATGAATATAGACCCTGAGCTTTCAAAGTACACTATCGACTCAAAAACCCTTGAAAAAAGCCTCGAAGAAAGAGCAAGCGAAGTCAGGGTCCGGCACCTGCACCACAGAAAAAAATACATGATCGATGGAGTTGAGGTGGAATTCGTGCGCCCGATGGATAATTCTGAGTTCTGCGCCCACTGCAGCAGGCTTAGAGTCACAGCCGATGGGAAACTCAGGCCCTGCCTGCTTGTGCACGATAATCTTGTTGATATAGGAGGAGCAAATAGTCCTGAAGAGATAGAAAAACTGCTCAGGCTTGCAGTAAGCCGGAGAAAGCCTTATTATACTCCAATCATGAAAATTGAGAAATTAAAGAAAAAGAGTAACTATTCAGGTTATAGTTAA
- the surE gene encoding 5'/3'-nucleotidase SurE: MGKLMVPKILVTNDDGVYSTGLKAAFDSVSDLGEVTISAPAVQQSGVGRSISIFEPLRITKTDVGGIPAYAVGGTPTDSVILGVFTILKAMPDLVLSGFNIGENISTDTITTSGTIGGALEAASYGVPAIAASMQVLDEGQKFDDPRDYQRERFEAGIKVVNRIARNVLKRGMPENVDLLNINIPFHAEEDTPIEITRLARKIFKTDVEERRDPRGRPYYWIAGDLIREEEEGTDVHAIMQKGHVSITPISLDSTARIDFSEIERYL; the protein is encoded by the coding sequence ATGGGAAAGCTGATGGTCCCAAAAATTCTTGTTACAAATGATGATGGTGTTTATTCGACAGGCCTGAAAGCCGCTTTTGACAGCGTTTCTGACCTCGGGGAAGTTACAATTTCGGCTCCTGCCGTCCAGCAGAGCGGAGTAGGACGCTCTATTTCTATCTTTGAGCCTCTCAGGATCACAAAAACAGACGTCGGAGGCATACCTGCCTATGCTGTGGGAGGCACTCCTACGGACTCTGTTATTCTCGGCGTTTTTACTATCCTGAAGGCAATGCCTGACCTGGTATTATCGGGTTTCAATATTGGAGAAAATATAAGCACGGATACTATCACCACTTCGGGAACAATTGGAGGAGCCCTTGAAGCTGCAAGCTATGGCGTTCCTGCAATTGCTGCCTCAATGCAGGTTCTTGATGAAGGGCAGAAATTCGATGATCCCAGGGACTATCAGAGGGAACGCTTCGAAGCCGGGATAAAGGTCGTTAACAGGATTGCCCGCAATGTGCTGAAGAGGGGAATGCCGGAAAATGTTGATCTGCTGAATATCAATATTCCCTTCCATGCGGAAGAAGATACTCCTATAGAGATTACCCGCCTTGCGAGGAAGATCTTTAAAACCGATGTCGAAGAGAGGCGTGACCCAAGGGGAAGGCCCTATTACTGGATTGCAGGAGACCTTATACGGGAAGAAGAGGAAGGGACTGATGTGCACGCCATCATGCAGAAAGGGCATGTCTCAATAACCCCCATCTCCCTGGACTCGACGGCAAGGATTGATTTTTCTGAAATCGAAAGATATCTCTGA
- a CDS encoding acetate uptake transporter, whose translation MAEAQEVVTHVNIKDKTANPTPLGFTGLGLAAVLLSLSYIGLYPVDSMIVSMAIFLGGFAQVFAGIMAWKKGSVFGGTAFCAFGLFWFSFAGLLLMPALGWIEGPEPLALAAYLFLWGVYTFVMLIATLKLGSKAIIFIFVTLFLLFMLLAIINGTGNTGLLVIAGYVGLIMGLAALYTGLGEVLNDAYGRTIVPI comes from the coding sequence ATGGCAGAAGCACAGGAAGTAGTAACACATGTAAATATAAAAGACAAGACTGCAAACCCCACACCATTAGGATTTACTGGTCTGGGTCTTGCTGCAGTTCTCTTAAGCCTGAGTTATATAGGGCTTTACCCTGTGGATTCGATGATCGTATCCATGGCAATATTCCTGGGAGGCTTTGCGCAGGTCTTCGCAGGTATTATGGCATGGAAAAAAGGGAGTGTTTTTGGTGGCACGGCATTCTGTGCATTCGGGCTTTTCTGGTTTTCCTTTGCAGGACTTCTACTTATGCCTGCACTTGGCTGGATTGAGGGCCCTGAACCACTGGCACTTGCAGCGTATCTCTTCCTCTGGGGAGTATATACATTCGTTATGCTGATAGCAACTTTGAAGCTGGGTAGTAAAGCTATAATATTTATATTTGTGACCCTTTTCCTGCTGTTCATGCTGCTGGCTATCATAAACGGTACAGGAAACACAGGCCTGCTTGTCATAGCCGGTTATGTAGGGCTTATTATGGGTCTTGCAGCCCTGTACACTGGCCTTGGGGAAGTGCTTAATGACGCATATGGCAGAACAATTGTCCCAATTTGA
- a CDS encoding CPBP family intramembrane glutamic endopeptidase codes for MKNEDPDRSFSLKVYLLIIIVLSWPFQIAYPFLGEAFKPLLLLSMIMVAVGTYIAGKFVFRDGFENAGWQWGKPRHYAYAFGLALFLWAFPRVVEQLLGIYEAPQDISARTILIEFLLSFTITLIPAFSEELGWRGYLLPRLFARYTARKALLLHGFVTWVWHLPVVVVMGTQIAGNPLVSVPLVMLVSLVPTIMHAVVFAYIWSSTQSLAVSTVYHAAFDEVRDSIEGTIGLGPLSQNWQMLILTILGIALLWKAKWKKRANESLFCGFHPNL; via the coding sequence ATGAAAAACGAAGACCCTGATCGTTCATTTTCACTGAAAGTTTATTTGCTAATCATCATTGTGCTTTCATGGCCTTTTCAGATCGCCTACCCATTTTTAGGGGAAGCTTTTAAGCCGCTTCTTTTATTATCAATGATTATGGTCGCTGTCGGCACTTATATTGCCGGCAAGTTTGTGTTCAGGGACGGGTTTGAAAACGCTGGCTGGCAATGGGGCAAACCCAGGCATTATGCATACGCTTTTGGACTTGCATTGTTTTTGTGGGCTTTCCCGAGAGTTGTTGAACAGCTATTGGGAATTTATGAAGCCCCTCAGGATATAAGCGCCAGGACAATTCTAATTGAGTTTTTACTTAGCTTCACAATCACACTCATTCCAGCTTTTAGTGAAGAGTTAGGTTGGCGTGGATATTTGCTGCCCCGCTTATTCGCCCGATATACGGCCCGCAAAGCACTGCTTCTGCACGGCTTTGTCACCTGGGTCTGGCACCTGCCAGTTGTGGTTGTGATGGGAACGCAGATAGCCGGCAATCCTCTTGTTTCAGTGCCGCTTGTTATGCTTGTCAGTTTAGTACCGACGATTATGCACGCAGTTGTATTTGCTTACATCTGGTCAAGCACGCAAAGTTTAGCCGTATCGACCGTTTACCATGCCGCGTTTGATGAGGTTCGTGATTCCATTGAAGGGACGATTGGTTTAGGTCCGCTTTCACAAAACTGGCAAATGCTCATTCTTACTATTTTAGGAATTGCACTATTATGGAAAGCAAAATGGAAAAAAAGAGCTAACGAAAGCCTTTTTTGCGGATTCCATCCTAATCTTTAG